The following are from one region of the Actinopolyspora halophila DSM 43834 genome:
- a CDS encoding thioesterase family protein, whose amino-acid sequence MWSSRSYDYRHLVTLEETNLVGNVYFVNYLRWQGQCREHFLVDHAPGVLRALRADLAMVTLSCHCDFFSELYAADTVELRMTLEDMDETTVSMGFDYYRLADSAELVARGTQTIGCTSRSAGNQWTVPVPEELRAALDPYKKVV is encoded by the coding sequence ATGTGGAGCTCGCGCAGCTATGACTATCGCCATTTGGTGACTCTGGAGGAAACCAACCTCGTCGGCAATGTGTACTTCGTGAACTACCTGCGCTGGCAGGGACAGTGTCGGGAGCACTTCCTCGTCGACCACGCGCCCGGTGTGCTGCGCGCGTTGCGCGCGGACCTGGCCATGGTCACGCTCTCCTGCCACTGTGACTTCTTCAGCGAGCTCTACGCCGCCGACACCGTGGAACTGCGGATGACGCTGGAGGACATGGACGAGACCACGGTGTCGATGGGGTTCGACTACTACCGACTCGCCGACTCGGCAGAACTGGTGGCGCGCGGAACGCAGACCATCGGGTGCACGAGCAGGTCCGCCGGGAACCAGTGGACGGTGCCCGTCCCGGAGGAACTCCGCGCGGCGCTGGATCCCTACAAGAAGGTCGTGTGA
- a CDS encoding type I polyketide synthase, whose protein sequence is MNESGSAIVEPVAVVGMACRYPDADGPGQLWENVLDRRRAFRALPRERLDPDDYYDPDPAAVDRTYSTRAAVLDGWEFDRSGFRVPRSVYRAADPAHWLALETAARALDDAGLSAGGGIDRQRVAVVVGNTLTGETTRARSLRLRWPYARRVLNAALDEAGVSPEQQRVALDRAAELYRRPFPEADDETLAGGLSNTIAGRICNHFDFGGGGYTVDGACSSSLLALIDACRQLNDGSVDVALAGGVDLSLDPFELVGFAKAGALAADRMRVYDENSGGFWPGEGCGMVTLMRTADARRAGLPVRAEISGWGVSSDGHGGITRPELRGQLAALRRAYAAAGTAPGEVLLHEGHGTGTAVGDEVELDALARLRESAPAPAALGSIKANIGHTKAAAGVASLIKAVRSVETGVLPPITGCETPHRRLREASGVLRAPDQPEPWPRGPRVAGVSAMGFGGINTHLVVRAESSESDVSPPVRRPPDPEGEVVAVGAEDVSGLRAVLRRISALAPRLSEAELRDLACRFGRDFQGPVRAGLVAATAEELGKRADHACALLDEVVSEPRLRGGDGVYVGAGVAGRVGLLFPGQGAPAPQSGGALAEHWPGVCSWPRSDERGAGTAGAQPRIHRASMNALRWLEELGTRPVAAVGHSLGEFAALVWAGCLSEEDAAGLVRERGRVMHRDGAPDTGMISLDADEEQARELCVGTGLVVAAFNGPRSHVLAGPLAEVHAVAERAAARGLAARLLRVSHAFHSAAMSESARGFAALPHATRITPPRRRALSTVSGEVLTAADDVADLLARQLTEPVRFRDAVAGVLDEVDLFCETGPGHTLSALLPDNTSIPVASVDAGSDRDRPLAETAAALFAARAVPDLAPVFEGRAARPFDLWRDPVFVSNPCSSAPEIPGQDQPRPESDVQGRPRAESEPEPQRSAEPEAGGRDAATVTRQVLAEATDLGPETMESDTRLLADLHLTSLRVIQLVAEIADSLGRKRPEEPLSPAHATIAELVETVEGLPEAEETVDETAPTGVEPWVRCFTEQHHPARPAELPVAAPGRWGAHVPGGDGLSAVAADLLSGQDTPVLYAPEPASPENVDAALRAGRTGVEAGGLVAVTHGAELTGFLRGMHHEHPELGITVLRVPATVEGLRAARRHLRAEPGRWCEYVLTERGFAEPVEAPLELDQVGDLPLGDADVLLVSGGAKGIGYECAAAFARSSGVRLALLGRSVPEEDERLAENLRLLRAEGITVDYESADVTDAAQVRRAVRCLRERLGGIDGVLHASGGNEPVRFAQLDAAAVHDHVAPKVTGLRHLLDEVDQRKLRVLVTFGSVISTWGLRGESHYALANAALRAEVQRLAGTLPGCRVFNVDWSVWSGAGMGERLGALDALTRAGVTAIPPDEGVEFFLRLLADERTPSSVAVHGRLGALSGIGQHTAGMARGRFLERIRLHCPGVELIAEAGLDLSSDSYGAEHRLDGTAVLPGVVLVEAMSQVASQLAGRTLREAVDLRLDRPVVLPETGSRKIRVCVLRRAGAVEAVLRSAETDFRVEHACASFPLTASELCQDEAPRSAHPSAGWETAPLGPEQLYGSLYFHTGQFRRVRELVPEGARRCRVRVLAKDRPDWFEVEPLLGSAAVNDATVHALQACVPHRRLLPVGCERLVVSPSDSSELWVHGCERRAEAGRYIWDVVARDPDGVVVLAWYGLTLRDVGPLSGEWPWPESLLAVYLERTGATLGTDPRLRVSVRRAEHATPRESAQSRGGVAGLVFEVTGTERAGCAVETVGADEEARELSAEDRTLAARLGRPCPESFGSLAARVGTVRRTLGEAGQDRTVPLEFDGVYEGGVVLFRSGPFVITSVVVPVLDVPDPVAVAILTGDQ, encoded by the coding sequence GTGAACGAGTCGGGTTCAGCAATCGTCGAACCGGTTGCTGTGGTCGGAATGGCCTGTCGGTATCCGGACGCGGACGGTCCGGGGCAGTTGTGGGAGAACGTGCTCGACCGGCGGCGTGCGTTTCGCGCGCTGCCCCGGGAGAGGCTCGATCCGGACGACTATTACGACCCGGATCCAGCGGCGGTGGACCGGACCTACAGCACCCGCGCCGCCGTGCTGGACGGTTGGGAGTTCGACCGGTCGGGTTTTCGCGTTCCGCGCTCGGTGTACCGGGCTGCCGATCCCGCCCACTGGTTGGCGCTGGAAACGGCGGCGCGAGCCCTCGACGACGCCGGGTTGTCGGCAGGTGGCGGAATCGACCGGCAGCGGGTGGCGGTGGTGGTGGGAAACACCCTCACCGGCGAGACGACCCGGGCACGGTCCCTGCGGCTGCGTTGGCCCTACGCCCGCAGGGTGTTGAACGCGGCGTTGGACGAGGCTGGGGTCTCCCCGGAACAGCAGCGGGTGGCACTGGATCGTGCCGCCGAGCTCTACCGGAGGCCGTTCCCGGAAGCCGACGACGAAACCCTGGCGGGAGGGCTGTCCAATACGATCGCGGGCAGGATCTGCAACCACTTCGACTTCGGCGGGGGCGGGTACACGGTCGACGGCGCGTGTTCCTCCTCGCTGCTGGCACTGATCGACGCGTGTCGGCAGCTGAATGACGGCAGCGTCGACGTCGCTCTGGCCGGGGGCGTGGACCTGAGTCTGGACCCGTTCGAACTGGTCGGTTTCGCCAAGGCGGGGGCCTTGGCCGCGGACCGGATGCGTGTCTACGACGAGAACTCCGGCGGGTTCTGGCCGGGCGAGGGCTGCGGCATGGTGACGTTGATGCGGACGGCCGACGCTCGCCGCGCCGGATTGCCGGTGCGGGCCGAGATCTCCGGGTGGGGGGTCTCCTCCGACGGCCACGGCGGCATCACTCGTCCGGAGCTGCGCGGGCAGCTGGCGGCGTTGCGGCGCGCCTATGCCGCGGCAGGCACGGCTCCGGGCGAGGTGCTGCTGCACGAGGGGCACGGCACCGGCACGGCGGTCGGGGACGAGGTCGAGCTGGACGCGTTGGCGCGACTGCGGGAGTCCGCGCCCGCGCCCGCGGCCCTCGGGTCGATCAAGGCCAACATCGGCCACACCAAGGCCGCCGCCGGTGTCGCCTCGTTGATCAAGGCGGTGCGCAGCGTGGAGACCGGAGTGCTGCCCCCGATCACCGGCTGCGAGACCCCGCATCGCCGCCTGCGGGAGGCGAGCGGGGTGCTGCGTGCTCCGGACCAGCCCGAGCCGTGGCCACGGGGGCCACGCGTCGCCGGGGTGAGCGCCATGGGGTTCGGCGGGATCAACACGCACCTCGTGGTGCGCGCGGAGAGCTCGGAAAGCGACGTTTCCCCGCCGGTGCGGCGCCCTCCGGATCCGGAGGGCGAAGTGGTCGCGGTGGGGGCCGAGGACGTGTCGGGACTGCGTGCGGTCCTGCGGCGGATCTCCGCGCTGGCCCCGCGGCTGTCCGAGGCCGAGCTGCGTGATCTGGCCTGCCGGTTCGGCCGTGATTTCCAGGGGCCGGTACGGGCGGGCCTGGTGGCTGCCACGGCCGAGGAACTGGGCAAACGGGCGGATCACGCCTGCGCGCTACTCGACGAGGTCGTCTCCGAACCCCGCCTGCGGGGCGGAGACGGCGTGTATGTCGGTGCCGGTGTGGCGGGACGGGTCGGTCTGCTGTTTCCCGGGCAGGGTGCTCCCGCTCCCCAGAGCGGCGGTGCGCTCGCCGAACACTGGCCGGGAGTGTGCTCGTGGCCGCGTTCCGACGAACGGGGAGCGGGGACGGCCGGAGCCCAGCCGCGCATTCACCGCGCTTCGATGAACGCGCTGCGCTGGCTGGAAGAGCTCGGAACGCGCCCGGTCGCTGCGGTGGGACACAGTCTCGGCGAATTCGCCGCCCTGGTGTGGGCCGGATGTCTGTCCGAGGAGGACGCGGCCGGGCTGGTGCGGGAACGTGGTCGTGTGATGCACCGGGACGGTGCCCCGGACACGGGGATGATCAGCCTCGACGCCGACGAGGAGCAGGCACGGGAGCTGTGCGTCGGGACCGGACTGGTCGTGGCCGCGTTCAACGGTCCCCGTTCCCACGTTCTGGCGGGCCCGCTGGCGGAGGTGCACGCGGTGGCCGAGCGCGCGGCGGCCCGCGGTCTCGCCGCCAGGTTGCTGCGGGTCTCGCACGCCTTTCACTCCGCGGCCATGAGCGAGAGCGCGCGCGGTTTCGCCGCACTGCCGCACGCGACAAGGATCACTCCTCCACGGCGTCGGGCGCTGTCCACCGTGTCCGGCGAGGTGCTCACGGCCGCCGACGACGTCGCCGACCTGCTGGCCCGGCAGCTCACCGAGCCGGTACGTTTCCGCGACGCTGTGGCGGGGGTCCTCGACGAGGTCGACCTGTTCTGCGAGACGGGTCCCGGCCACACCCTGAGCGCGTTGCTGCCCGACAACACCTCGATACCCGTGGCAAGCGTGGACGCGGGCAGCGATCGGGACCGCCCGTTGGCCGAGACGGCGGCGGCCCTGTTCGCGGCGCGGGCCGTGCCCGATCTGGCACCGGTCTTCGAGGGACGTGCCGCGCGCCCCTTCGACCTGTGGCGCGATCCGGTGTTCGTGTCCAACCCCTGTTCGTCGGCCCCGGAGATCCCGGGGCAGGACCAGCCACGCCCCGAAAGCGACGTGCAGGGGCGACCGCGGGCCGAGTCCGAACCGGAGCCACAGCGGTCGGCGGAGCCGGAGGCGGGCGGCCGCGATGCCGCGACGGTGACGCGGCAGGTGCTCGCCGAGGCCACGGACCTCGGGCCCGAGACGATGGAGTCGGACACCCGACTGCTCGCGGATCTGCACCTGACCTCGTTGCGGGTGATCCAGCTCGTGGCTGAGATCGCCGACTCACTCGGCAGGAAGCGCCCAGAGGAACCGTTGAGTCCGGCACACGCCACGATCGCGGAGCTGGTGGAAACGGTCGAGGGCCTTCCGGAGGCCGAGGAGACCGTGGACGAGACCGCGCCCACCGGGGTGGAACCGTGGGTGCGGTGTTTCACCGAACAACACCACCCGGCTCGGCCCGCGGAACTCCCGGTGGCCGCGCCGGGTCGGTGGGGGGCGCACGTCCCCGGTGGAGACGGTCTGAGCGCGGTCGCCGCGGACCTGCTGTCCGGGCAGGACACCCCCGTGCTGTACGCGCCCGAGCCGGCTTCTCCCGAGAACGTCGACGCCGCGCTCCGCGCGGGCAGGACCGGGGTCGAGGCGGGTGGACTCGTCGCGGTCACCCACGGTGCGGAACTGACCGGTTTTCTGCGCGGTATGCACCACGAGCACCCCGAACTCGGGATCACCGTGCTGCGTGTGCCCGCGACGGTGGAGGGACTCCGCGCGGCTCGGCGACACCTCCGCGCCGAGCCGGGGCGCTGGTGCGAGTACGTGCTCACCGAGCGGGGTTTCGCCGAACCGGTCGAAGCCCCGCTGGAGCTCGATCAGGTCGGGGACCTTCCACTGGGGGACGCGGACGTTCTGCTGGTCAGCGGGGGCGCCAAGGGGATCGGGTACGAGTGCGCCGCCGCCTTCGCGCGGTCGAGCGGGGTGCGGCTCGCCCTGCTCGGGCGTTCCGTTCCCGAGGAGGACGAACGACTCGCCGAGAACCTGCGGCTGCTGCGTGCCGAGGGCATCACGGTCGATTACGAGTCCGCCGACGTGACCGATGCCGCGCAGGTGCGTCGCGCGGTGCGGTGTCTGCGGGAGCGCCTCGGTGGGATCGACGGTGTGCTGCACGCCTCCGGAGGCAACGAACCGGTCCGTTTCGCACAGCTCGACGCGGCAGCGGTGCACGATCACGTGGCTCCCAAGGTCACCGGGTTGCGTCACCTGCTGGACGAGGTGGACCAGCGGAAGCTGCGGGTGCTGGTGACCTTCGGTTCGGTGATCTCGACCTGGGGGCTGCGGGGTGAGAGCCATTACGCGCTGGCCAATGCGGCCCTGCGTGCCGAGGTGCAACGGTTGGCGGGCACGTTGCCCGGATGTCGGGTGTTCAACGTGGACTGGTCGGTGTGGTCCGGCGCGGGCATGGGGGAACGGCTGGGAGCGCTCGACGCGCTCACCCGCGCCGGGGTCACGGCGATTCCGCCGGACGAGGGTGTGGAGTTCTTCCTGCGTTTGCTGGCGGACGAACGGACACCGTCCTCGGTGGCCGTGCACGGACGTCTGGGTGCGCTGTCCGGAATCGGGCAGCACACGGCGGGGATGGCCCGGGGAAGGTTCCTGGAGCGGATCCGGCTGCACTGTCCCGGAGTCGAACTGATCGCAGAGGCGGGTCTCGACCTGAGCAGCGATTCGTACGGGGCCGAACACCGTCTCGACGGTACGGCGGTGTTGCCGGGGGTGGTGCTCGTCGAGGCGATGAGCCAGGTGGCCTCCCAGCTGGCGGGACGGACGTTGCGGGAGGCCGTCGATCTCCGGTTGGACCGGCCGGTCGTCCTCCCCGAGACAGGGTCCCGGAAAATCAGGGTGTGCGTGTTGCGCCGCGCGGGGGCAGTCGAAGCCGTGCTGCGCAGCGCGGAGACCGACTTCCGGGTGGAGCACGCGTGTGCCTCCTTCCCGCTGACGGCGAGCGAGCTCTGCCAGGACGAAGCTCCGCGGAGTGCGCATCCATCCGCCGGGTGGGAAACGGCCCCGCTCGGTCCCGAGCAGCTCTACGGTTCCCTCTACTTCCACACCGGGCAGTTCCGGCGTGTGCGGGAGCTGGTTCCCGAAGGGGCGCGCCGGTGCCGGGTGCGGGTGTTGGCCAAGGACCGGCCGGACTGGTTCGAGGTGGAACCGCTGCTGGGCTCGGCCGCGGTCAACGACGCCACCGTGCACGCGTTGCAGGCCTGCGTTCCCCATCGCCGGTTGTTGCCGGTGGGCTGCGAGCGTTTGGTGGTCTCGCCGAGCGACAGCTCCGAGCTGTGGGTGCACGGTTGCGAACGTCGTGCCGAGGCAGGGCGCTACATCTGGGACGTGGTGGCGCGTGATCCCGACGGTGTGGTCGTGCTCGCCTGGTACGGGCTGACGCTGCGGGACGTCGGACCGTTGTCCGGGGAGTGGCCGTGGCCGGAGTCCTTGTTGGCCGTCTACCTGGAACGTACGGGCGCGACGCTGGGGACGGATCCGCGGCTTCGTGTTTCCGTCCGGCGGGCCGAGCACGCGACTCCGCGGGAGTCCGCGCAGTCCCGCGGCGGCGTCGCGGGGCTCGTGTTCGAGGTGACCGGAACCGAGCGGGCCGGCTGCGCCGTGGAAACGGTCGGCGCTGACGAGGAGGCTCGGGAGCTGTCCGCGGAGGACCGTACGCTGGCCGCGCGCCTGGGCCGGCCGTGTCCGGAGTCGTTCGGCTCGCTGGCGGCACGTGTGGGCACGGTTCGGCGAACCCTGGGCGAAGCGGGACAGGACCGAACCGTTCCGCTGGAGTTCGACGGGGTCTACGAGGGCGGGGTGGTGCTTTTCCGCTCCGGGCCGTTCGTCATCACTTCGGTGGTTGTCCCCGTGCTCGACGTCCCGGACCCTGTGGCCGTAGCGATCCTGACGGGGGACCAGTGA
- a CDS encoding FG-GAP repeat domain-containing protein — protein sequence MILFLRRHLAAITALLCCVLVWDAARLPTASSEEHARLAAPFRFTAQPINAADDPGSRDLRTVAPAYRDIRSWISSVGADVGMFSLDGQAEAHDLCLVDPRTDTVSIRPAPGTGDRYRPFTLEPDTPPPAPAAPMGCVPADYNEDGRQDVLVYYWGRSPVIFLREPGSSPAGGAFRARELVTPSRVWNTNTVTVGDYDGDGHLDLVVGNYFPDGSRVLDPTAGHDDLVMNSSLSNAHNGGRNHLFRFAGAATGDSPDVRFAEETEAFSSRRARQWTLALGTQDLDRDGRADLYVANDFGPDHMLVNESVPGRVRFGEATGTRHVNTPKSRVVGNDSFKGMGVAFRDLNRDETSDVLVSNITEPYALHESNFAYLSTGEDGGEGLHDGHAPYDDRSERLGLSRTGWSWDVDTGDFDADGTAEVLHATGFVAGRTDRWAQLQEAAMSNDLILSHPALWPNFTPGDDLSGDDANTFFTREPGGRYVDVAEDVGVGTEAVSRSLAVGDVDSDGRQDFAVANQWDRSTLYRNESERGEFLGLRLRRPSTSRCGPDGSGGHRPAIGARARVRFPDGTQRSRQLYPANGHGGTDAPEMLFGLGERTVEELPVELSWRDSCGQRHSTKVRVRPGWHEIVLGADGSSEEER from the coding sequence ATGATACTTTTCCTGCGCAGGCATCTGGCCGCGATCACTGCTCTGCTGTGTTGTGTGCTGGTGTGGGACGCGGCTCGGTTGCCCACGGCCTCGTCCGAGGAGCACGCTCGGCTGGCCGCTCCGTTCCGGTTCACCGCGCAGCCGATCAACGCCGCGGACGACCCCGGTTCCCGTGACCTGCGGACCGTGGCTCCGGCCTACCGGGACATCCGGTCCTGGATCTCCTCCGTGGGCGCCGACGTCGGCATGTTCTCCCTCGACGGGCAGGCCGAAGCACACGATCTCTGCCTGGTCGATCCGCGTACCGACACCGTGAGCATCCGTCCGGCTCCGGGCACGGGGGACAGGTACCGGCCGTTCACCCTGGAACCGGACACACCGCCGCCTGCCCCCGCCGCACCGATGGGGTGCGTGCCCGCCGACTACAACGAGGACGGTCGGCAGGACGTGCTGGTGTACTACTGGGGAAGGTCCCCGGTGATCTTCCTGCGCGAGCCGGGGAGCTCGCCCGCGGGGGGAGCCTTCCGAGCACGTGAGCTCGTCACCCCTTCCCGGGTGTGGAACACCAACACGGTCACGGTCGGCGACTACGACGGGGACGGTCATCTGGATCTGGTCGTCGGGAACTACTTCCCCGACGGGTCCCGGGTGTTGGATCCGACAGCGGGGCACGACGACCTGGTGATGAACTCCTCGCTGTCCAACGCGCACAACGGCGGGCGCAACCACCTGTTCCGCTTCGCGGGGGCCGCGACCGGGGACAGCCCCGATGTGCGTTTCGCGGAGGAAACGGAGGCGTTCTCCTCCCGCCGCGCACGGCAGTGGACCCTGGCGCTGGGAACCCAGGACCTGGATCGGGACGGGCGGGCCGATCTGTACGTGGCCAACGACTTCGGTCCCGACCACATGCTGGTCAACGAGTCCGTGCCGGGACGTGTCCGATTCGGTGAGGCGACCGGAACCCGGCACGTGAACACGCCCAAGTCCCGTGTGGTCGGCAACGACTCCTTCAAGGGCATGGGGGTGGCCTTCCGGGACCTCAACCGCGACGAAACCTCGGACGTGCTGGTCAGCAACATCACCGAACCCTATGCCCTGCACGAGAGCAACTTCGCCTATCTCAGCACCGGTGAGGACGGGGGCGAGGGGCTGCACGACGGTCACGCGCCCTACGACGACCGCAGCGAGCGGCTCGGGCTGTCCCGGACGGGATGGAGCTGGGACGTCGACACGGGCGACTTCGACGCCGACGGTACGGCCGAGGTCCTGCACGCCACCGGCTTCGTCGCGGGAAGGACCGACCGGTGGGCCCAGCTGCAGGAAGCGGCCATGTCCAACGACCTGATCCTGTCCCATCCCGCGCTGTGGCCGAACTTCACCCCCGGCGACGATCTGTCCGGCGACGATGCCAACACGTTCTTCACCAGGGAACCCGGTGGCCGTTACGTCGACGTGGCCGAGGACGTGGGTGTGGGCACCGAAGCCGTCAGTCGCAGTCTGGCCGTGGGCGATGTGGACTCGGACGGACGCCAGGACTTCGCGGTGGCCAATCAGTGGGATCGCTCCACGCTGTACCGCAACGAGTCGGAACGGGGCGAGTTCCTCGGGCTTCGGTTGAGACGACCGAGCACCTCGCGGTGCGGACCGGACGGTTCGGGAGGGCACCGCCCGGCCATCGGGGCTCGGGCGCGGGTGCGTTTCCCCGATGGGACGCAGCGGTCCCGGCAGCTCTATCCCGCCAACGGCCACGGCGGAACCGATGCGCCGGAGATGTTGTTCGGGCTCGGTGAGCGCACGGTCGAGGAACTCCCCGTCGAACTCTCCTGGAGGGACTCGTGCGGGCAGCGGCACTCCACGAAGGTACGGGTGAGGCCGGGCTGGCACGAGATCGTCCTGGGAGCCGACGGCTCGTCCGAGGAGGAACGATGA
- a CDS encoding DUF1702 family protein, with protein MCTTGGGTASKNTLAKSLLRQGHGQVDFGQRRFRLGTGTARQRLEDSARAFLEGVNAVVENAGVEAAVDSIERFEPQWRGFAYEGAGMGCAILDLVTLSRGRRSAALLEGVGNSYPHLVHTGMGWAHARLRLRPWWGLPVGDPLLRWLGWDGFGFHQGFFRSDAVIGACRLERGLSAGHRGIRDQGLGRALWFHECADPDGVARRVAHFPVHRRADLWSGIGLAATYAGGADSAELARLAGSAGRYAADLAQGSVFACAARQACGIRVEHTERAATALTGVPAAEAAGWAELALAALGDNPHSVQHYERWRAEIRAFWSRHHRAKRSESRGDPRSDEEKALR; from the coding sequence TTGTGCACGACGGGTGGCGGAACCGCCTCGAAGAACACTTTGGCGAAGTCGTTGCTGCGGCAGGGTCACGGGCAGGTCGACTTCGGACAGCGCCGATTCCGTCTCGGCACCGGAACGGCACGGCAACGCCTGGAGGATTCAGCACGGGCATTCCTGGAAGGCGTGAACGCGGTCGTCGAGAACGCGGGGGTCGAAGCGGCCGTCGACAGCATCGAGCGGTTCGAACCCCAATGGCGCGGTTTCGCCTACGAGGGCGCGGGCATGGGATGCGCGATTCTCGACCTGGTGACGTTGTCCCGGGGACGGCGCAGCGCCGCGCTGTTGGAAGGGGTCGGAAACTCCTACCCCCATCTGGTGCACACGGGAATGGGGTGGGCGCACGCGCGGTTGCGGCTGCGTCCCTGGTGGGGGCTTCCGGTCGGTGACCCGCTGCTGCGCTGGCTCGGCTGGGACGGTTTCGGCTTCCACCAGGGGTTCTTCCGCTCCGATGCGGTCATCGGCGCGTGCCGTCTCGAACGTGGTCTGTCCGCAGGCCACAGAGGGATTCGGGACCAGGGGCTCGGGCGGGCGTTGTGGTTTCACGAGTGCGCCGATCCGGACGGCGTCGCGCGACGCGTCGCGCACTTTCCGGTCCACCGGCGCGCCGACTTGTGGAGCGGGATCGGGCTGGCCGCGACGTACGCGGGTGGAGCGGACAGCGCGGAGCTCGCCCGGCTGGCCGGGTCCGCGGGCAGGTACGCGGCGGATCTGGCGCAGGGCAGCGTTTTCGCCTGCGCGGCCCGACAGGCCTGTGGCATCCGTGTCGAACACACCGAACGGGCAGCCACCGCTCTCACCGGTGTTCCCGCGGCCGAGGCAGCAGGCTGGGCGGAGCTGGCCCTGGCAGCGCTGGGGGACAACCCGCACAGCGTGCAGCACTACGAGCGGTGGCGTGCGGAGATTCGCGCGTTCTGGAGTCGACACCACCGAGCCAAGCGGAGCGAGTCGCGTGGTGATCCCCGTTCCGACGAGGAGAAAGCTCTCCGATGA
- a CDS encoding ABC1 kinase family protein has product MALLHRLVRVLFVVVRRGAVAGCGFAVSRLLGRRPGNALGRDSGHDWLVRTVSELGPAFVKAAQLLSSRVDLLPPHVCRALGRLHDDVATPPITGLPGLLGSSLGEAGRALGRNAVLVGSGSIACVYRSTTPDGREVAVKVRRPDVEHVLRRDLALMRAVARVLERTPLCRGVPVRGIVDQLAESAESQLDFEREAAGLEQLRTSTSPEKWVHVPRAIAELSTSSVLVMDYVAGLHDRRVRRDGDEECVSAVLAVLRSVYRMLFMDGFVHCDLHPGNLYFRQDGSAVMVDAGFTVRLTEHARTKFTAFFYCMSLGDGPACADVVLSTAVARPGADTRGFRAELAGLVEENSGLRAADFDLVTFAARLFDLQRRYGLAADPQFVFPILSLLVLEGAVRELHPEVDFQHEAKPFLTKALMHRVLTPDRV; this is encoded by the coding sequence GTGGCGCTGCTGCACCGGCTCGTTCGGGTGCTGTTCGTCGTCGTGCGTCGTGGCGCCGTGGCGGGATGCGGTTTCGCCGTCTCCCGGCTGCTCGGGCGGCGTCCGGGGAACGCGCTGGGGCGTGACAGCGGACACGACTGGCTCGTTCGGACGGTTTCCGAACTCGGTCCGGCGTTCGTCAAGGCGGCGCAACTGCTCAGCTCGCGAGTGGACCTGTTGCCGCCACACGTGTGCCGCGCTCTGGGGCGGCTGCACGACGATGTGGCGACACCGCCGATCACCGGTTTGCCCGGGCTGCTCGGGAGTTCGCTCGGCGAGGCCGGGAGAGCGCTCGGGCGGAACGCGGTTCTGGTCGGTTCCGGCAGTATCGCCTGCGTCTACCGGTCCACGACACCGGACGGGCGGGAAGTCGCCGTCAAGGTGCGACGTCCCGACGTCGAACACGTGCTGCGTCGGGACCTGGCGCTCATGCGGGCCGTGGCGCGGGTGCTGGAACGAACGCCGCTGTGTCGCGGCGTGCCCGTGCGCGGGATCGTGGACCAGCTGGCCGAATCGGCGGAGTCGCAACTGGACTTCGAACGGGAGGCGGCCGGGTTGGAGCAGCTGCGGACGAGCACCTCCCCCGAGAAGTGGGTCCACGTCCCCCGGGCGATCGCCGAGCTGTCCACGAGCAGCGTGCTGGTGATGGACTACGTCGCCGGTCTGCACGACCGGCGAGTCCGGCGGGACGGCGACGAGGAGTGCGTGAGCGCGGTGCTGGCGGTGCTGCGTTCGGTCTACCGGATGCTTTTCATGGACGGGTTCGTGCACTGTGATCTGCACCCGGGGAACCTCTACTTCCGGCAGGACGGCTCGGCGGTGATGGTCGACGCCGGATTCACCGTCCGCCTGACCGAGCACGCCCGCACGAAATTCACCGCGTTCTTCTACTGCATGAGTCTCGGGGACGGGCCCGCCTGCGCCGATGTGGTGCTGTCGACCGCAGTGGCCCGGCCGGGAGCCGACACCCGCGGTTTCCGCGCCGAACTGGCCGGACTGGTCGAGGAGAACAGCGGGCTGCGCGCGGCCGATTTCGATCTGGTGACCTTCGCGGCGCGCCTTTTCGACCTGCAACGGCGCTACGGGCTGGCCGCGGACCCGCAGTTCGTCTTCCCCATCCTGTCCCTGCTGGTTCTGGAAGGCGCGGTTCGTGAACTGCACCCCGAAGTGGACTTCCAGCACGAGGCGAAGCCGTTCCTGACCAAGGCACTGATGCACCGGGTCCTCACCCCGGACAGGGTCTGA